Sequence from the Bacillus thuringiensis genome:
TCGTACATGGAAGTATTGCTCTTGTAGGTCATAATTATGTGAATGTAATGATTGGTGCGGAACTGAGAGCAATGGGATGGTCTGGTACGCCTATTTTGCACAGAGAGCCATGGGGATGTACAACATATACGTTTCATGAGGCGATGAATGGAAATATATTAAATACGAATTTAACATAAAAGCACACGATTTATATAAACCGTGTGCTTTTTTTTAAGATATAGAAATTTTGATGTTCAATGATTTTACAAGATGTGCATAAGGTTCGCCTACAAGCATAACGATTTGATCTTTTTTATAACCTAGTTTTTCGTATAGTGAATAGGCACGTTTGTTTTCTAAATTAACAAGTAATGCGATTTTTTCATGCTCCTTTTCAGTTGCATGAATTTCAGCAGCTTCGATTAATTTAGAACCAATTCCTTTTCCGCCATGTGCACTTGAAACTGATAATGTATCAATGTAATATTCATCAAGTTCAGCTTCTTTTTCTAACGTAATCGATTCATCTTTATGTAATTCTCTTAAGTGATGTACAATTGGTTCATCAAGCCTTGTTGCCTCACTACCGTGATAAGCGACAATAACTCCAATTGCAACCCCGTCTTGCTCATATACAAAACAGTTTTCATAGCTCAGTCGATTGCCCTCTTTTGAGAACCATGTTTCAAGTCCTAGTAATACTTCGGTCTCAACTGTGCTACCTGTGATTTTTTCAGCAATTTCGTGCAGAGCATTATACAATAAAGGAGCTATTGCCGTTGCATCTGTCTTTTTTGCTTTCCGAATCATAGTATCCCTCCTAGTTCTATTTATATATTGTAGCATAGTGGTATGGAACTTTGCATAATTGAATGTCGAAATGTTTGATATAGAGAAGTAGCTATGTTAGTATATGATATTTAGTGGACATATAATAAAGAGATATCTTTTGAAAAATAATGAAAATGAAATGAAGGTATAGCATCTGGATAATTTTACAGTTGTTGACCTATAGAATATAAGATAAAATAAAATATTGCATAGAGGTGAAATACATGGATAAAGAATTAGCAAATACAATTTTGGATCAGCTGAAAAATGGTGAAATAAAGGAGTATGTTGTTACGAAAGATGTATTTTATACGTTCAGAGAAGTTGTAGTAAGTAGGGAAGACTTTAAACATTTCATTGGTAACGCACAGCGCGGCGGACAAGTAATTTATACATATTCAGAAACGCCACGTTCGTAATTAGAAGGATATAGGGGAGGAGAATTATGGGCGATTTTAAACAAGGCATATTACCGCATTGGGATTATATGTGGAAAGATAGAGCCGGCAATAGGTTTATGGGGATGGTTATGTATCCAGAGAAAAGAAAGTGTTCGGCAAAAATGCTTCAGAAAATAAAAAGAGCATATGAAGAGGCTATAGAAATTAAAGTAACTGTACAAGTTCAACATACATATCAGTACGTAGAAGGAATGATTGTTTACTTTGATGAAGAAGCTCCTGTATGTACAATGATTGATAAAGATGAAAATC
This genomic interval carries:
- a CDS encoding GNAT family N-acetyltransferase, which gives rise to MIRKAKKTDATAIAPLLYNALHEIAEKITGSTVETEVLLGLETWFSKEGNRLSYENCFVYEQDGVAIGVIVAYHGSEATRLDEPIVHHLRELHKDESITLEKEAELDEYYIDTLSVSSAHGGKGIGSKLIEAAEIHATEKEHEKIALLVNLENKRAYSLYEKLGYKKDQIVMLVGEPYAHLVKSLNIKISIS